From Salvelinus namaycush isolate Seneca chromosome 27, SaNama_1.0, whole genome shotgun sequence, the proteins below share one genomic window:
- the gdf6b gene encoding growth/differentiation factor 6-B gives MDFYQITTFYAVLTCVWDLPCFQSFTIFLPSASKSSKVPKVFDGREAKYFKDIYSSSNERYYKGGLKDPVEPHDYMLSIYKTFSTAEKLGLNASFFRSSKAANTIASFVDIGQDDLPLSPLRRQQYLFDVSTLSDRAEVLGAELRIYTKVSGNFRMSEMEPVDIQLLSCRSQQLLDSRTLDLQESHRPRWEVLDVWEIFKDRDHLTHGRQFCLEVKAMLDNPERELDLHHLGFHRNGRSQQKKAILVVFTRSKKRQTLFSERREGRTLIGPGERGKERGPRSNSKASRRRRTAILKNRHGKRHGKKSKSRCSKRPLHVNFRELGWDDWIIAPLDYEAYHCEGVCDFPLRSHLEPTNHAIIQTLMNSMNPSNMPPSCCAPSKLSPISILYIDSGNNVVYKQYEDMVVESCGCR, from the exons ATGGATTTCTATCAAATAACCACATTTTACGCGGTCCTCACATGTGTATGGGATTTACCATGCTTTCAATCATTTACTATTTTCCTTCCGTCTGCCTCAAAGAGCAGCAAGGTCCCGAAAGTATTTGATGGACGAGAGGCAAAATATTTCAAAGATATCTACTCATCATCAAATGAGCGGTATTACAAGGGTGGGCTCAAAGATCCAGTTGAACCACACGACTACATGCTTTCAATTTATAAGACTTTCTCTACAGCCGAAAAATTGGGGCTAAACGCAAGTTTCTTTCGGTCGTCAAAAGCAGCTAACACTATAGCAAGTTTTGTGGACATCGGACAAG ATGACCTCCCACTCTCCCCTTTGCGACGACAGCAGTATCTGTTTGACGTCTCAACCCTCTCAGACAGAGCTGAGGTGCTGGGGGCTGAGTTGAGGATATACACCAAAGTGTCTGGGAATTTCAGGATGTCGGAAATGGAGCCAGTGGACATTCAGCTACTCTCCTGCCGCTCTCAGCAGCTGCTGGATTCCAGAACGTTGGATCTTCAGGAGTCCCATCGGCCCAGATGGGAGGTGTTGGACGTGTGGGAAATATTTAAGGACAGGGATCACCTCACACACGGGAGACAGTTCTGTCTGGAGGTCAAGGCCATGCTGGACAACCCCGAGAGGGAGCTTGACTTGCATCATCTGGGCTTTCACAGAAATGGTCGCTCACAACAAAAGAAGGCCATTTTAGTGGTGTTCACCAGGTCCAAGAAGAGACAGACCCTTTTCAGtgaaaggagagaaggaaggacatTGATTGGCCCTGGggaaagggggaaagagaggggccCTCGTTCTAATTCCAAAGCCAGCCGGAGACGCAGGACGGCGATATTGAAGAATCGCCACGGGAAGAGGCATGGCAAAAAGTCAAAATCGAGATGCAGCAAGAGGCCGTTGCATGTGAACTTCAGAGAGCTGGGCTGGGACGATTGGATCATCGCTCCTCTGGATTACGAGGCGTACCACTGTGAGGGCGTGTGTGACTTTCCTCTGAGGTCACATCTAGAGCCCACAAACCATGCCATCATACAGACCCTTATGAATTCGATGAACCCCAGCAACATGCCTCCTAGCTGCTGTGCCCCGTCCAAACTCAGCCCTATCAGTATTCTCTACATCGACTCAGGAAATAATGTGGTGTATAAGCAGTATGAGGATATGGTGGTTGAGTCGTGTGGTTGTAGGTAA